A single region of the Fundulus heteroclitus isolate FHET01 unplaced genomic scaffold, MU-UCD_Fhet_4.1 scaffold_63, whole genome shotgun sequence genome encodes:
- the LOC118561450 gene encoding uncharacterized protein LOC118561450 yields the protein MEEARDEVSRILLTLEEKELIPLCEHLKCSAPVGGFASKTRRTLIRLVEKTLDEIQEGEESTESYQTYLQHVLSHLASLNPTLGENEAEIVVQEESELEKLKMQYQILQQQMEKEIGALEEKIKRRTQAAGGDTASVLITTKEVDTKPATTTPARLPEVTLRREFRIMGQIGEAGQKDKLSYTSLINQIESALQKGHGEAEIIEAVTRAVSPGLHLREMLEIKRGLTLPTLKTILKGHYKVDSSSDLLHRLMNMTQDPRESAQNFLFRAIELKEKLMRKFSDDDESEEGEQFSPELIQRKFLRSIETGLYSDAVKFQLKPYLCDRTVTDEVLIERINEATNLEHERQQKLRKTVMNKPPKVSEVQAEVYPSDASAAAVDTVNREQGGRSKKYQGPKAEAKAELDSIEALKAEVLEIKNLVLQTVEATQVKLAERTFTPSRTRLRGCRACQEAQMGDACRHCFKCGQEGHLSRGCRRTREQQGNEMGLPSRDPR from the coding sequence ATGGAGGAAGCTAGGGACGAAGTCAGCAGGATATTACTGACGCTGGAGGAGAAGGAGCTCATTCCCCTATGTGAGCATCTAAAGTGTAGCGCACCTGTTGGGGGTTTCGCCAGCAAAACAAGACGCACCCTAATCAGGTTGGTGGAGAAAACACTAGATGAAATACAGGAGGGTGAAGAGTCCACAGAGTCATATCAGACGTATCTCCAGCATGTATTGTCCCATCTGGCCTCTCTGAATCCGACATTGGGAGAGAATGAGGCTGAGATTGTAGTTCAGGAGGAAAGTGAGTTAGAGAAGTTGAAAATGCAGTACCAGATATTACAGCAGCAGATGGAAAAGGAAATCGGGGCATTGGAGGAAAAGATAAAGCGGAGGAcacaggcagcaggaggagacaCTGCGTCTGTCCTCATTACTACAAAAGAAGTGGACACAAAGCCTGCCACCACCACACCAGCCAGACTGCCTGAGGTTACGCTGAGGCGGGAGTTCCGGATAATGGGACAGATCGGGGAAGCAGGACAAAAGGACAAGTTGTCCTACACAAGCCTCATAAACCAGATCGAGTCGGCACTACAGAAAGGACATGGAGAAGCGGAGATCATTGAAGCAGTCACACGTGCTGTGAGCCCAGGTCTTCATCTTCGGGAGATGCTGGAAATAAAGCGAGGACTGACCCTACCCACCCTGAAGACCATACTCAAGGGTCACTATAAAGTGGATTCTTCCTCTGACCTACTGCATCGTCTGATGAACATGACACAAGATCCAAGGGAGTCAGCCCAGAACTTCTTATTCAGAGCAATAGAACTGAAAGAGAAGCTAATGAGAAAATTCAGCGATGATGATGAAAGTGAAGAAGGTGAGCAGTTTAGTCCTGAGCTAATTCAGAGAAAATTCCTCCGCTCTATAGAGACTGGTCTTTACAGTGATGCGGTTAAGTTCCAGCTCAAGCCGTATCTTTGCGACCGTACTGTCACAGATGAGGTGTTAATTGAGCGTATCAATGAGGCAACAAACTTAGAACATGAGAGACAACAAAAACTGAGGAAGACAGTCATGAACAAGCCTCCAAAAGTCAGTGAAGTGCAGGCAGAAGTGTACCCATCTGAcgcctcagcagcagcagtagatACTGTTAACCGTGAACAAGGGGGAAGAAGTAAGAAATATCAAGGACCCAAAGCAGAGGCCAAAGCGGAGCTAGACTCAATAGAAGCGCTGAAGGCTGAGGTGCTAGAAATTAAGAACTTGGTGTTACAGACGGTGGAGGCCACACAAGTTAAATTGGCCGAGCGAACATTCACACCCAGCCGTACTCGGCTCAGGGGTTGTAGGGCATGTCAGGAAGCCCAGATGGGTGACGCCTGCAGACATTGCTTTAAGTGTGGGCAAGAGGGACATCTCTCCAGAGGATGTCGACGGACCAGAGAGCAGCAGGGAAACGAGATGGGGCTGCCGAGCCGGGACCCTCGGTAG